In one window of Microplitis demolitor isolate Queensland-Clemson2020A chromosome 4, iyMicDemo2.1a, whole genome shotgun sequence DNA:
- the LOC103577687 gene encoding putative ankyrin repeat protein RF_0381: protein MDKLTLDLNKIDHMMVEDLLRKGVDINYCGVYNNLCYSLLMAAVEENNDKLVEFILSKGADPNKLIQCHSKFAMTALHAAIFTENIKIKIIHHLLDYGANIDLSAIDGEKEHEEFSSPLQYAVHTENEVIVKLLLSKGANVNFKTKNDNTALHIACMYENSNIVDYLLKYGANVNAVSDNKLTKGQTAIYNAISWNQTEAVKLLLNNDADINIQDANGKSPLKLLNENTNDEIHVIMKQHVVKLVIANIHVNAYNLQEIVNDNSLNNFRNICKNEIEKMKTEKISGTNVLFYNIFIKNIHQLALYAKNKKIRSELSDPMKLSFLFPQYAFILVNRFKKGLHRKKLLERVENFILDIFIDKFPNTFIRQIFFYLSNDDLEILGTI from the coding sequence atGGATAAACTCACTctagatttgaataaaattgacCATATGATGGTTGAAGATCTTTTAAGAAAAGGAgtagatattaattattgtggaGTATATAATAACTTAtgttattcattattaatggCTGCAGTTGaggaaaataatgataaattagtTGAATTTATCTTAAGTAAAGGAGCTGAtccgaataaattaattcaatgcCATTCTAAATTTGCTATGACTGCTCTTCATGCTGCTATTTTTAcggaaaacataaaaataaaaatcatccaTCATCTCCTTGATTATGGTGCAAACATAGATTTATCAGCTATTGATGGAGAAAAAGAACATGAAGAATTTTCTTCACCTTTGCAGTATGCCGTACATACGGAAAATGAAGTAATAGTAAAATTGCTTTTGAGTAAGGGTGCAAAcgtcaattttaaaacaaaaaatgataatacaGCACTTCACATAGCTTGTATgtatgaaaattcaaacattgtAGATTACTTGTTGAAATATGGAGCTAATGTAAATGCTGTttctgataataaattaacaaaaggTCAAACGGCTATATATAATGCTATTTCTTGGAATCAAACAGAAGCAGTTAAGCTGCTATTAAATAATGATGcagatattaatattcaagatGCAAATGGCAAATCCCCTTTGAAACTATTAAACGAAAATACTAATGATGAAATCCATGTAATCATGAAACAACATGTAGTTAAATTAGTAATTGCTAATATTCATGTAAATGCATATAATTTACAAGAGATAGTAAATGATAATTCTTTAAATAACTTcagaaatatttgtaaaaatgaaatagaaaaaatgaaaacagaaaaaattagtGGAACTAATGTACTGttttataacattttcattaaaaatattcatcaatTAGCACTGTatgcgaaaaataaaaaaattagatccgAACTTTCCGATCCAATGAAACTCAGCTTTCTTTTTCCCCAATATGCTTTTATATTAGTTAATCGTTTCAAAAAAGGattacatagaaaaaaattattagaaagagttgaaaattttattttagatattttcATAGATAAATTTCCAAATACATTCAtcagacaaatatttttttatttgagtaaTGACGATTTAGAAATACTTGGCACAATCTAA